A single Oncorhynchus mykiss isolate Arlee chromosome 24, USDA_OmykA_1.1, whole genome shotgun sequence DNA region contains:
- the LOC110504086 gene encoding uncharacterized protein LOC110504086 isoform X1, whose protein sequence is MNPLGRASQLLTLCPRGECVGRPPTQVTYIYSGMEQHCQPRQDSTISPMIGQRLDKSSSPGHRWDSTLSRMIGQLSGQSTSLDHGWDSTLSRMIGGLSNQSTSVRQLIGQIRLDQSSQWLDKGQDESQMMGPLVGELDESAAQWSGSSGADGSNSLGWVDLRGSGQTGVSSDQEGAPEAHSQSSSFPPGLEPLPHYQCLQRSGTSSQEVDRTGASDSFHPLLDEVTHNETAEPSMTFHLPEEDVEGPCFHEEESDHEALAGDLELSACSEEFVDDTWSVTSDPSPECLRGREEPPPPSPTLHDSLYQLTTSQCLPHNSALDVSPGAEVGVLAACSLSGASLCEDVPTLDKPLEGRDTDMESIPAPQTVDQGGAIIKDLGAGEPDAQLCSESKISPPIWERIVITYNSLFKCFRLLVQ, encoded by the exons ATGAACCCACTTGGTCGTGCCTCTCAGCTCCTGACTCTGTGTCCAAGGGGAGAGTGTGTGGGTCGGCCCCCCACACAGGTGACCTATATATATTCAGGAATGGAACAGCACTGTCAACCGAGGCAGGACTCCACTATCAGCCCAATGATTGGCCAGCGCTTGGATAAGTCATCCTCACCGGGCCACAGGTGGGATTCGACTTTGAGCAGAATGATTGGCCAGCTCTCAGGTCAATCAACCTCACTGGACCATGGGTGGGATTCGACTTTGAGCAGAATGATTGGCGGACTCTCCAATCAGTCAACCTCTGTGAGACAGCTGATTGGTCAGATTCGACTGGACCAGTCATCCCAGTGGCTGGATAAAGGCCAGGATGAGAGCCAGATGATGGGGCCTCTGGTTGGAGAGCTGGATGAGTCTGCTGCGCAATGGAGTGGGAGCTCAG GAGCTGATGGGTCTAACTCCCTAGGCTGGGTGGATCTGAGAGGCTCAGGCCAGACAGGAGTGTCATCTGACCAAGAGGGAGCCCCTGAAGCCCATTCACAGAGCAGCTCCTTTCCCCCTGGACTGGAACCTCTGCCACACTACCAGTGCCTGCAGCGCTCTGGCACCAGTTCGCAGGAAGTAGACAGGACTGGGG CCTCTGACTCCTTTCACCCCCTCCTGGATGAAGTCACACACAACGAGACAGCTGAACCCTCCATGACCTTTCACCTTCCAGAAGAGGACGTGGAGGGGCCATGTTTCCACGAAGAAGAAAGTGACCATGAAGCACTTGCAGGGGACCTTGAACTCTCTGCATGCTCAGAGGAGTTTGTGGACGACACTTGGTCTGTCACCTCTGACCCCTCTCCTGAGTgcctgagaggaagggaggaaccACCTCCGCCCTCGCCTACCCTGCACGACTCCTTGTACCAGCTGACCACGTCCCAGTGCCTCCCTCATAACTCTGCTCTGGATGTATCCCCAGGAGCAGAGGTGGGGGTTCTGGCAGCATGTTCCCTCTCAGGCGCCTCTCTCTGTGAAGATGTCCCCACTTTGGACAAGCCACTTGAAGGCAGGGACACTGATATGGAGAGCATACCAGCACCTCAGACAGTTGACCAAGGAGGTGCTATTATTAAGGACCTGGGTGCAGGAGAGCCGGATGCCCAGCTATGTTCAGAGTCAAAGATCAGCCCTCCCATCTGGGAGAGAATTGTCATTACATATAATTCACTATTCAAATGTTTCAGACTATTGGTCCAGTGA
- the LOC110504086 gene encoding uncharacterized protein LOC110504086 isoform X2, which produces MEQHCQPRQDSTISPMIGQRLDKSSSPGHRWDSTLSRMIGQLSGQSTSLDHGWDSTLSRMIGGLSNQSTSVRQLIGQIRLDQSSQWLDKGQDESQMMGPLVGELDESAAQWSGSSGADGSNSLGWVDLRGSGQTGVSSDQEGAPEAHSQSSSFPPGLEPLPHYQCLQRSGTSSQEVDRTGASDSFHPLLDEVTHNETAEPSMTFHLPEEDVEGPCFHEEESDHEALAGDLELSACSEEFVDDTWSVTSDPSPECLRGREEPPPPSPTLHDSLYQLTTSQCLPHNSALDVSPGAEVGVLAACSLSGASLCEDVPTLDKPLEGRDTDMESIPAPQTVDQGGAIIKDLGAGEPDAQLCSESKISPPIWERIVITYNSLFKCFRLLVQ; this is translated from the exons ATGGAACAGCACTGTCAACCGAGGCAGGACTCCACTATCAGCCCAATGATTGGCCAGCGCTTGGATAAGTCATCCTCACCGGGCCACAGGTGGGATTCGACTTTGAGCAGAATGATTGGCCAGCTCTCAGGTCAATCAACCTCACTGGACCATGGGTGGGATTCGACTTTGAGCAGAATGATTGGCGGACTCTCCAATCAGTCAACCTCTGTGAGACAGCTGATTGGTCAGATTCGACTGGACCAGTCATCCCAGTGGCTGGATAAAGGCCAGGATGAGAGCCAGATGATGGGGCCTCTGGTTGGAGAGCTGGATGAGTCTGCTGCGCAATGGAGTGGGAGCTCAG GAGCTGATGGGTCTAACTCCCTAGGCTGGGTGGATCTGAGAGGCTCAGGCCAGACAGGAGTGTCATCTGACCAAGAGGGAGCCCCTGAAGCCCATTCACAGAGCAGCTCCTTTCCCCCTGGACTGGAACCTCTGCCACACTACCAGTGCCTGCAGCGCTCTGGCACCAGTTCGCAGGAAGTAGACAGGACTGGGG CCTCTGACTCCTTTCACCCCCTCCTGGATGAAGTCACACACAACGAGACAGCTGAACCCTCCATGACCTTTCACCTTCCAGAAGAGGACGTGGAGGGGCCATGTTTCCACGAAGAAGAAAGTGACCATGAAGCACTTGCAGGGGACCTTGAACTCTCTGCATGCTCAGAGGAGTTTGTGGACGACACTTGGTCTGTCACCTCTGACCCCTCTCCTGAGTgcctgagaggaagggaggaaccACCTCCGCCCTCGCCTACCCTGCACGACTCCTTGTACCAGCTGACCACGTCCCAGTGCCTCCCTCATAACTCTGCTCTGGATGTATCCCCAGGAGCAGAGGTGGGGGTTCTGGCAGCATGTTCCCTCTCAGGCGCCTCTCTCTGTGAAGATGTCCCCACTTTGGACAAGCCACTTGAAGGCAGGGACACTGATATGGAGAGCATACCAGCACCTCAGACAGTTGACCAAGGAGGTGCTATTATTAAGGACCTGGGTGCAGGAGAGCCGGATGCCCAGCTATGTTCAGAGTCAAAGATCAGCCCTCCCATCTGGGAGAGAATTGTCATTACATATAATTCACTATTCAAATGTTTCAGACTATTGGTCCAGTGA